Proteins from one Leptonema illini DSM 21528 genomic window:
- a CDS encoding lysozyme inhibitor LprI family protein produces MNKVEILSLSISLLFLLFSANLYAAPPACNELEDETRILCEAKAFAAADHRLNERYPKIREKLSASLQKALLEQQRNWLEYRDSMCAMNPSLENPADRVQCLTDLTLSRIDYLEKAWREKAPTGHAGNYDDGFGGSLQIVEKGGRWHFKLEAVRGPTSHVGEFEGVMPPLKDEYYFKSGSGDDVCELQFLRRERAIEVSEVKCSYYHGVRAYFSGIYYRMP; encoded by the coding sequence ATGAATAAAGTTGAAATCCTATCCCTATCCATCTCTTTACTCTTCCTTCTCTTCTCCGCAAACCTCTATGCCGCTCCGCCGGCATGCAATGAGCTCGAAGATGAGACGCGCATCCTCTGCGAGGCGAAGGCCTTTGCAGCAGCCGATCACAGGCTGAACGAGCGTTATCCGAAGATCAGGGAGAAGCTCTCCGCATCTCTCCAGAAGGCTTTACTCGAACAACAGCGCAACTGGCTCGAATACAGAGATTCCATGTGCGCGATGAATCCGTCACTTGAAAACCCCGCCGATCGAGTTCAATGCCTGACCGATCTGACGCTTTCGCGCATCGACTATTTAGAGAAGGCCTGGAGAGAGAAGGCGCCGACGGGCCATGCCGGCAACTACGACGACGGCTTCGGCGGTTCTTTACAGATCGTAGAGAAGGGCGGCCGGTGGCATTTCAAGCTGGAGGCCGTTCGAGGCCCGACGTCGCACGTCGGTGAATTCGAAGGCGTCATGCCTCCGCTCAAAGATGAGTATTACTTCAAATCAGGCTCAGGGGACGATGTCTGCGAGCTGCAGTTTTTAAGACGGGAGCGAGCTATCGAGGTAAGCGAGGTGAAGTGCTCCTATTATCATGGCGTACGGGCCTACTTCAGCGGCATCTATTACCGGATGCCGTGA